The Aspergillus luchuensis IFO 4308 DNA, chromosome 7, nearly complete sequence genome has a segment encoding these proteins:
- a CDS encoding cytochrome P450 (COG:Q;~EggNog:ENOG410PV61;~InterPro:IPR001128,IPR017972,IPR002401,IPR036396;~PFAM:PF00067;~go_function: GO:0005506 - iron ion binding [Evidence IEA];~go_function: GO:0016705 - oxidoreductase activity, acting on paired donors, with incorporation or reduction of molecular oxygen [Evidence IEA];~go_function: GO:0020037 - heme binding [Evidence IEA];~go_process: GO:0055114 - oxidation-reduction process [Evidence IEA]) — translation MIDSQIISNFALKGLLLGLIALSCSAAGLCISRLFFHPLAKYPGPWLAKITTLYAGYHAWRGDLHLDMWRCHEKYGDFVRYGPNSLLVNTANGLHDIYSHGKNFKKAQRYAAMVHRAPNTLTVIDKKKHGKKRRVISQGFSDSALKNHEVVILEQIKHLCNQLKAGDGGKPVPAETWSTPKNMGRMTDYLAFDVMSNIIFDCPWSTLRDPTFRFVPEVIEKSNVRVGTLAQAPELSIFRLDKYLFPEAIKARNMFISFVEVMLTQGIEAASKTGKGVFALLAKAKDPETGLPLRNRELGGESATLIVAGTDTSSTAMAACFFYLSHNKAAYERAANEVRTIFTSPDEIRMGQQMNQCVFLRACIDESMRMSPSAAGSLWREAEEAGATVDGQYIPPGVDVGTCIYSIHHNPAYYPEPFCFQPERWIADECRSVQGDVGRARSAFNPFSIGPRSCIGKSLAYVELHLVLARVLWEFDIRLPGGDLGKIGEGKVGAEFGRHRTDEYQLYDHLTAAKKGPYLEFCPRS, via the exons ATGATCGACTCACAAATTATATCAAATTTCGCCCTCAAGGGACTCCTACTGGGTCTCATAGCTTTGAGCTGCAGC GCAGCGGGACTTTGCATTTCTCGACTTTTCTTTCACCCCTTAGCCAAGTATCCCGGTCCCTGGTTGGCAAAGATTACCACTTTGTATGCCGGTTATCATGCATGGCGCGGGGACCTGCATCTTGACATGTGGAGATGCCATGAGAAGTACG GTGACTTTGTCCGATATGGACCTAATAGCCTCCTTGTCAACACTGCCAACGGGCTTCACGACATATACAGCCACGGAAAGAACTTCAAAAAGGCTCAGCGCTATGCTGCCATGGTGCATCGGGCCCCAAACACATTGACCGTGAttgacaagaagaagcatggCAAGAAGCGAAGAGTCATCAGCCAGGGCTTTTCAGACTCTGCACTCAAAAACCACGAGGTTGTCATCTTGGAACAAATAAAGCACCTTTGCAACCAGCTGAAGGCAGGAGACGGAGGTAAGCCGGTGCCAGCAGAGACCTGGTCTACGCCCAAGAATATGGGCCGAATGA CCGACTACCTCGCCTTCGACGTCATGAGCAACATTATCTTCGATTGCCCCTGGTCAACCCTGCGTGACCCCACATTCCGCTTCGTACCGGAGGTGATCGAGAAGTCCAATGTTCGAGTCGGAACCCTAGCTCAAGCGCCCGAGCTCAGCATTTTCCGTCTCGACAAATACCTCTTCCCCGAAGCCATCAAGGCCAGGAACATGTTCATCAGCTTCGTCGAGGTGATGCTCACCCAAGGCATCGAAGCAGCCTCCAAGACAGGCAAGGGTGTCTTCGCACTCCTAGCAAAAGCCAAAGACCCGGAGACCGGTCTTCCCCTACGCAACCGAGAACTAGGCGGCGAGAGCGCGACGCTGATTGTCGCGGGAACCGATACCTCCTCGACCGCGATGGCGGCCTGCTTCTTCTACCTATCGCACAACAAGGCAGCCTACGAGCGCGCAGCGAATGAAGTTCGCACTATCTTCACGTCCCCCGACGAGATCCGCATGGGTCAGCAAATGAATCAATGCGTGTTTCTGCGTGCCTGCATTGACGAGAGCATGCGCATGTCACCATCAGCGGCTGGATCGCTGTGGCGCGAGGCCGAGGAAGCAGGAGCTACGGTGGACGGACAGTATATCCCTCctggtgtggatgtgggaACTTGCATCTACAGCATCCATCATAATCCGGCTTATTATCCTGAGCCGTTCTGCTTCCAGCCCGAGCGGTGGATCGCGGATGAGTGTCGTTCGGTACAAGGGGATGTTGGACGCGCACGATCAGCGTTCAATCCTTTCTCCATCGGGCCCCGAAGTTGCATTGGGAAAAGCCTCGCTTATGTGGAACTTCATCTTGTGTTGGCGAGGGTGCTTTGGGAGTTTGATATCCGGCTTCCAGGAGGGGATCTGGGAAAGATtggtgaggggaaggtgggCGCGGAGTTTGGCCGGCATCGTACTGATGAGTATCAGCTCTATGACCATTTGACTGCTGCGAAGAAGGGGCCGTATTTGGAGTTTTGTCCACGAAGTTAA
- a CDS encoding uncharacterized protein (COG:I;~EggNog:ENOG410PVYH;~InterPro:IPR032088,IPR003965,IPR029069,IPR039569, IPR001227,IPR014043,IPR002539,IPR040883,IPR016452, IPR016035,IPR013785,IPR013565;~PFAM:PF17951,PF16073,PF01575,PF08354,PF00698, PF13452;~go_component: GO:0005835 - fatty acid synthase complex [Evidence IEA];~go_function: GO:0003824 - catalytic activity [Evidence IEA];~go_function: GO:0004312 - fatty acid synthase activity [Evidence IEA];~go_function: GO:0004313 - [acyl-carrier-protein] S-acetyltransferase activity [Evidence IEA];~go_function: GO:0004314 - [acyl-carrier-protein] S-malonyltransferase activity [Evidence IEA];~go_function: GO:0004317 - 3-hydroxypalmitoyl-[acyl-carrier-protein] dehydratase activity [Evidence IEA];~go_function: GO:0004318 - enoyl-[acyl-carrier-protein] reductase (NADH) activity [Evidence IEA];~go_function: GO:0016740 - transferase activity [Evidence IEA];~go_process: GO:0006633 - fatty acid biosynthetic process [Evidence IEA];~go_process: GO:0055114 - oxidation-reduction process [Evidence IEA]), producing MCLMSETLVRLAADDQFKEIFLHGLDVQAWLATPDTRPPIDYLTTPAVSLPLIAVCQLVQYAVACINLGVTPGEMRQYLYGASGHSQGVVVAAFLAAATTWDSFYTAARQVIEVLFWIGTRCQQTTSTMCPSSSPERSPSYMLSIKGIPQTALQRKIDQINAQLPAQQAVHLALVNGPQQFVVAGLQSSLQALERILQLGKNGSSSANTNSSRIPFRQRAPIISTRFLPIGAPFHSPYLQKTEDLLLQDLVPFTLRGADLAFPVYHTETAENLQSSENIIPQLIQMICTGRVEWEMLQQKVLPGFTHLLDFGPGGDAGIGSLVSQHREGTGLRTTIVSAHRGTNPNLSYAGDFYARYAAVRYSPTWFTEYAPSLIRSPSTDTQMLVDTKFTRVIGLPPVMVAGMTPTTTSPDFVAAILNAGYHAEIACGGFPDAGKMREGLKSLAAAITPGRGITCNVIYANPRAMAWQIPLLAELRRSGVPITGLTIGAGVPSPETVQSYIDELELEHLSLKPGSKGAIDAVLEIARLRPDFPVILQWTGGRGGGHHSYEDFHEPILDRYAQIRACPNVILVAGSGFGDGEGSYPYLSGTWSETLFGRPRMPFDAVLLGSRVMTAKEARTSLAVKQAICDIPGVGDADWEGTYKKPTGGILTVRSEMGEPIHKVATRGVKLWAELDRDIFSLPRGKQKDALLARKDYYIRRLNEDFQKVWFGRDVTGAVVDLQEMTYAEVWQRMVELLYLPHLQAWIDTSFRTLVWDWTRRMEERLGSGAAANEKITRAVLRDSSQLNHPHKFQEELFAKYPQAQKEVITAADADYVVLLSRRRGQKPVPYIVALDEDMEYWFKKDSLWQSERLEAVFGQDVGRICILHGPVAAQYTCTPNEPVRGILESLHNYYIEPILKERYTGDLSKVPLARKTEDLDSLPLVCDGFVLEQGVNAVTYRAMDIDRQPSCEQWLKALTQSTLAPWCRAIFTEPMIVQNGKRINNPLRRLFAATGRGRVVKVRNPQSTSMPEIFIREVEYQRTTGGKVQPHLIASAALRRASSEPTSDILMTLRDAASEPLELRFQYKPQLGAPSITEVRTNRNSRIQQYYQHIWVGKTPSLTTLLSPLDHVFRGEAVVLTREKIRQFAQSICNHNSKYTSETSQMPLYAPLDLAIAVGWRPLMSCLFHPLMSGDFLRLLHLKNSFEYCDGTEPLREGDCLSSEGRLTSIKIKQGTGKVVDAEGTLCRNNKPAIRIKSTFILLGEYQDYENTFAVEEERFSLNIYSQRDIALLKSRAWLTLNPGVDLLDYLHKDIEVEVRSRYPFLDSEKYADISVEGQVIYRSVTGDSQVLGTINLSGDNYVKNPVTDYLRRHGSQLDNDSQALPQPQTMLDDLEFTIPDYAAKYGQASGDCNPIHLSELFASYAGHENRVTHGMFTSGYVRGLVEAHVAQSDPSRMRSWSCSFDGKVSPGDKLGIKVDQVGLSRGNLLLSIQVHNMSSGVKVLSAQATVEQPPVAYVFTGQGSQQPGMGMELEKQSASARMVWQTADEYFSKTYGFSISQIVRDNPKTLTVYFGGVKGRAVRANYTSLKFDTVGEDGTVISKRVFPDITSSSRSYTFRSTNGLLHQTQFTQPALALMEMARFEDMRAKGVVKEDSLFAGHSLGEYVALAAMGRIFSIEEVSALVFYRGLTMQNAVKRDADGVTDYSMCAVNPMRVSPRFSETDLHWCVAEIARSRGPGGLLEIVNYNVANMQYVCAGDLRALATLSELLDAIASGVLSLASVEEVQTFIQNTLARLEATATATKKRIDLQRGRATIPLNVNVPFHSSLLRPGVDSFRYLLHKHISEAMVNPDRLIGRYIPNLVAKPFELSREYIQGIMQLTKSPVLGDVLQKWPLL from the exons ATGTGTCTGATGTCCGAGACGCTCGTCCGCCTGGCTGCGGATGACCAGTTCAAGGAGATCTTCCTGCATGGTCTTGATGTCCAAGCCTGGCTCGCCACCCCGGATACTCGGCCCCCTATTGACTACCTCACTACACCGGCCGTAAGTCTGCCGCTCATTGCTGTCTGCCAGCTGGTGCAATATGCTGTTGCATGCATTAACCTGGGTGTTACACCCGGGGAGATGCGACAATATTTGTACGGCGCCAGCGGTCATTCTCAAGGAGTCGTCGTAGCCGCCTTCCTTGCCGCTGCTACAACATGGGACAGCTTCTACACTGCCGCCCGACAGGTCATTGAGGTGCTCTTTTGGATCGGGACCCGGTGTCAACAGACCACAAGCACCATGTGTCCGAGTTCCAGCCCAGAGAGATCTCCCTCGTACATGCTCAGCATCAAGGGAATTCCGCAGACTGCGCTGCAGAGAAAGATTGATCAGATTAATGCACAACTCCCCGCACAGCAGGCTGTGCATCTCGCTCTAGTTAACGGACCACAACAGTTTGTCGTCGCCGGGCTGCAATCATCGTTGCAGGCACTAGAAAGGATTCTTCAGCTTGGAAAGAATGGCTCATCATCGGCCAACACTAACTCGTCTCGGATCCCTTTCCGCCAACGCGCTCCCATTATAAGCACCCGCTTCCTACCAATTGGCGCTCCCTTCCACTCCCCATACTTGcagaagacggaggattTACTTCTCCAAGACTTGGTGCCCTTCACTCTTCGTGGAGCTGACCTAGCCTTCCCTGTCTATCACACAGAAACAGCCGAAAATCTCCAGAGCAGTGAGAACATCATTCCCCAGCTGATACAGATGATCTGCACTGGCCGGGTCGAGTGGGAGATGTTGCAGCAGAAGGTCCTGCCAGGTTTCACTCATCTCTTGGATTTTGGACCTGGGGGAGACGCCGGAATCGGCAGTCTTGTCAGTCAGCATCGCGAGGGCACAGGCCTGCGAACTACGATTGTCTCCGCTCATCGAGGCACAAATCCAAATTTGAGCTATGCGGGTGACTTCTATGCCCGGTATGCTGCGGTCCGATACAGCCCTACCTGGTTCACAGAATACGCCCCATCTCTCATTCGGTCACCCAGCACCGATACTCAAATGCTAGTCGATACCAAGTTCACTCGCGTCATCGGCCTTCCTCCGGTCATGGTAGCCGGGATGACCCCGACCACAACGTCGCCCGATTTTGTAGCAGCCATACTCAATGCTGGATACCACGCCGAGATAGCCTGTGGCGGCTTCCCCGATGCTGGCAAGATGCGTGAGGGTCTCAAGTCTCTTGCTGCAGCAATCACTCCTGGTCGAGGAATTACCTGCAATGTGATCTACGCGAACCCACGCGCCATGGCGTGGCAAATCCCCTTGCTAGCGGAGTTGCGGCGATCGGGAGTTCCGATCACAGGATTGACAATCGGGGCCGGGGTACCCTCTCCTGAGACTGTGCAAAGCTACATTGACGAGCTGGAGTTGGAGCACCTTTCTCTGAAGCCGGGATCCAAGGGCGCAATCGACGCAGTGCTGGAAATTGCACGTCTTCGTCCTGATTTCCCAGTCATCCTTCAGTGGACTGGCGGTCGCGGCGGAGGTCATCATTCCTACGAGGATTTCCATGAGCCCATCCTCGACCGGTATGCGCAGATTCGGGCCTGCCCCAACGTGATTCTGGTGGCAGGCAGCGGTTTCGGCGATGGAGAGGGTTCCTACCCTTATTTGAGCGGCACGTGGTCAGAAACCTTGTTTGGTCGGCCTCGAATGCCATTTGATGCCGTTCTGCTGGGGAGTAGGGTGATGACCGCGAAGGAAGCGCGTACCAGTCTCGCTGTTAAACAAGCCATTTGCGACATCCCTGGTGTTGGGGACGCGGACTGGGAAGGCACCTATAAGAAGCCTACGGGGGGTATCCTGACCGTCCGCTCCGAGATGGGAGAGCCCATCCACAAGGTGGCCACCCGGGGTGTGAAGCTCTGGGCAGAATTGGACCGGGATATCTTCAGCCTCCCTCGTGGGAAGCAGAAAGACGCGCTGCTGGCTCGCAAGGACTATTACATCCGCAGGTTGAATGAAGATTTTCAGAAGGTGTGGTTCGGCCGGGATGTTACCGGAGCCGTGGTGGACCTACAAGAAATGACTTATGCGGAGGTCTGGCAGCGAATGGTGGAGTTGCTGTATCTGCCACATCTCCAGGCGTGGATCGACACTTCTTTCCGAACCTTGGTCTGGGACTGGACTCGACGCATGGAAGAGAGACTTGGTTCCGGCGCAGCAGCGAATGAGAAAATTACCCGAGCTGTTCTCCGAGATTCATCACAACTCAACCATCCTCATAAGTTCCAGGAGGAGCTCTTCGCCAAATATCCACAAGCCCAGAAAGAAGTTATCACTGCAGCCGATGCTGACTACGTGGTTTTACTTTCTCGTCGCCGCGGACAAAAGCCTGTGCCCTACATTGTGGCCTTGGACGAGGATATGGAGTACTGGTTCAAGAAGGATTCTCTTTGGCAATCAGAGCGCCTCGAAGCTGTTTTCGGACAGGATGTTGGGCGCATTTGTATTCTTCATGGACCCGTGGCCGCGCAGTATACCTGCACACCTAATGAGCCAGTCCGCGGTATACTTGAAAGCCTTCATAACTATTACATAGAGCCGATCCTGAAAGAGCGATACACTGGTGACCTTTCTAAGGTTCCACTTGCGAGGAAAACAGAGGATCTCGACTCCCTTCCCCTGGTTTGCGATGGTTTCGTTCTTGAGCAAGGGGTGAACGCCGTCACCTATCGAGCCATGGATATAGATCGCCAGCCTTCGTGTGAACAGTGGCTGAAAGCCCTCACTCAATCAACCCTCGCCCCTTGGTGCCGTGCCATTTTCACAGAGCCGATGATTGTTCAAAATGGGAAGCGGATCAACAACCCCCTTCGTCGACTGTTTGCCGCAACGGGCAGAGGACGAGTCGTCAAAGTGCGGAATCCCCAATCGACGAGTATGCCGGAGATCTTCATCAGGGAGGTAGAGTATCAAAGAACGACAGGAGGAAAAGTACAGCCACATTTGATCGCAAGTGCCGCTCTACGAAGAGCTTCTTCCGAGCCCACCAGCGATATTTTGATGACTCTGAGGGATGCCGCATCCGAGCCCTTGGAGTTACGGTTTCAGTACAAGCCACAACTTGGCGCTCCCAGCATTACTGAAGTAAGAACCAACCGGAATTCACGGATCCAACAATACTATCAGCATATATGGGTCGGAAAAACTCCATCTTTGACGACGTTGCTGTCTCCCTTGGATCATGTCTTTCGCGGCGAGGCAGTGGTTTTGACACGAGAGAAAATCCGACAGTTCGCCCAGAGTATTTGCAATCACAACTCCAAGTACACGTCGGAGACTTCGCAAATGCCCTTGTATGCACCTCTGGATCTGGCTATAGCGGTTGGATGGAGACCGCTCATGAGTTGCCTCTTTCATCCGCTTATGTCTGGAGATTTTCTGCGGCTTTTGCACCTTAAGAACTCTTTTGAATACTGTGATGGGACTGAACCACTGAGAGAAGGAGACTGTCTATCTTCAGAAGGCCGACTGACCTCTATCAAAATAAAGCAAGGAACAGGGAAGGTCGTTGACGCAGAGGGAACTCTGTGCCGGAATAACAAGCCTGCAATCCGAATCAAGAGCACCTTCATCCTGCTGGGCGAATACCAGGACTACGAAAACACGTTTGccgtggaagaagagaggttTAGCCTCAATATTTATTCGCAAAGGGATATCGCTTTGTTGAAGTCACGGGCTTGGCTCACCCTGAATCCAGGTGTCGATCTGCTGGACTATCTCCACAAGGACATCGAGGTTGAGGTTCGGAGCCGCTATCCGTTTCTTGACTCGGAAAAATACGCAGATATCTCCGTAGAGGGACAGGTCATTTATCGGTCGGTGACCGGGGATTCTCAAGTTCTAGGAACTATTAACCTCTCTGGTGACAACTACGTCAAGAACCCCGTGACGGACTATCTGCGCAGACACGGTAGTCAACTCGACAACGATTCTCAGGCACTCCCGCAGCCGCAAACTATGCTTGATGACCTTGAATTTACCATTCCGGACTATGCAGCCAAATACGGGCAAGCTTCGGGCGACTGCAATCCTATTCATCTCTCAGAGTTGTTTGCAAGCTACGCAGGACACGAGAATCGAGTAACTCATGGAATGTTCACTAGTGGATATGTTCGAGGGCTGGTGGAAGCGCATGTCGCCCAAAGCGATCCCTCGCGAATGCGCTCCTGGTCCTGCAGTTTCGACGGCAAGGTTTCACCGGGAGATAAGCTCGGCATCAAGGTCGATCAGGTAGGCTTGTCGCGTGGCAACCTCTTGCTCTCCATCCAAGTCCACAATATGTCTTCGGGTGTCAAGGTTCTTTCTGCTCAAGCCACAGTCGAGCAGCCTCCAGTGGCATATGTTTTCACCGGCCAAGGCAGCCAGCAGCCGGGAATGGGCATGGAGCTTGAGAAGCAGAGTGCGAGTGCTCGGATGGTGTGGCAAACCGCAGACGAGTATTTCAGTAAAACATACG GATTTTCCATATCCCAAATCGTACGGGATAACCCGAAGACCCTGACCGTGTATTTCGGTGGTGTCAAGGGCCGTGCTGTTCGCGCGAACTACACCTCTCTCAAGTTCGACACTGTCGGAGAAGACGGGACAGTGATTTCCAAGCGTGTCTTCCCTGATatcacctcatcctctcggTCGTACACGTTCCGCTCCACCAATGGCCTCCTGCATCAGACGCAGTTCACACAGCCTGCTCTGGccttgatggagatggcacGGTTCGAAGACATGCGGGCCAAGGGGGTCGTGAAAGAAGACAGTCTATTCGCCGGTCATTCGCTGGGCGAGTATGTGGCACTGGCTGCAATGGGCAGGATATTTTCTATCGAGGAAGTGTCGGCTCTTGTCTTCTACCGGGGCCTGACGATGCAAAATGCAGTCAAACGAGACGCTGACGGTGTTACTGACTACTCCATGTGTGCCGTCAACCCGATGCGTGTCTCGCCAAGGTTCAGCGAGACGGACCTACACTGGTGTGTCGCGGAGATTGCGCGCAGCAGAGGTCCAGGAGGACTGCTGGAGATTGTCAATTACAATGTTGCGAATATGCAATACGTCTGCGCAGGAGAT CTTCGTGCACTAGCCACCCTCTCAGAGTTGCTGGATGCTATCGCATCTGGTGTCTTGAGTCTCGCTAGTGTTGAGGAGGTGCAGACCTTCATCCAGAATACCCTCGCACGACTGGAGGCCACAGCCACAGCAACAAAGAAGCGGATAGATTTGCAACGCGGGCGAGCAACAATACCGCTCAATGTCAACGTGCCTTTCCACAGTAGTCTGCTCCGTCCTGGAGTGGACTCCTTCCGCTACCTGCTTCACAAGCATATATCTGAAGCGATGGTAAATCCGGATAGACTGATTGGAAGGTACATCCCTAATCTGGTCGCCAAGCCATTTGAGCTTTCCAGGGAGTATATCCAGGGTATCATGCAGTTGACTAAGAGTCCAGTCTTGGGGGATGTGCTTCAAAAG TGGCCACTATTATGA